TCGTCGGCCTCGGTGAACTCGCGGCGAGTCTCGGCACCGCCGTCGGGTTCATCGCCCTGGGGGTCTCCTACGCCCTCTCGGAGATGATCGAGGACACCGTCGCCGGCGTCTATCTGCTCAAGGATCCGGACTTCAATCCGGGCGACACCGTCACGATGGGCGCGGGGACGGGCGTCGTCGTCGACATCGGGCTCCGGAAGAGCCGCTTCGACCTGGAGAGCGGCGACCGTCTGATCGTGGCCAATCGAGACGTCGAGACGAAGTGGACGAAGAAATCAGACGAGAACGCGGCGGACGGGGAAACGGCCGACGGGACGACGGCGGACTGATCAGTTGTTGGCCTGCCAGTCGTCGCAGGACTCCATGTCCGACATGACCTCGGTGTGGAGCGTACAGGCCGGGCGAATCTCGCCGTCCACGCGGACGTACTGGAAGTGCTCGCAGTTCCCGCAGTAGGGGTCTGGCTGGCCGCGGGTCGAGGCGGCTTCGACGACCTCGTCGGGGACCGGCTCCGCGTCGGCCATCCCGTCTGCGCTCTGGGTCGCTGCGCCCCCGTCACTGGCGGCCTGCTGGGCACCGACCGGCGTCTCGGGCTCCTCGCGGCTGTAGAGGACGTCGCCCTCGTCAGCGCGGTTGGTCTGTGTCTCGACCTCGCCGTCGGGTTCGTTACCGAACAGGCCGACGCCGCCGAGGCCGGGCACCGAGCCGGTGACTTCCAGGATCCGTGTCGTCCCTTCGTCGGTGACTTCCATTCGTACTGTGCCGCCGGGGTCGGTCCGGGTCTTGAACTTCGCGACGGCCAGGAACAGACACCAGAACAGGGTGCTGGTTCCCAGGAAGTAGACGACCACGACGGGGAGCGTCAGGTCCGTCCCACCGGTCGCGCCGACCCAGCGGTAGGGGTAGGCTTCGCGGAAGAGGACGACGCCGAACACCGAGAGGCTCGCGCCGATCACCGCCGCCGCCCGTGCGCGACGGGAGGCGGGGAGCAGGACGAAACTACCGAGGAAGGCCGCCGGTAACCCGAGGCCAGCGAGCACGCCGGCGAGTTCCCGCGCACCGAAGGTCGTCAGCCCGAACAGGTCGGCGAGGCCGGTCGTCGCGACGAGGATCGCGGCGACGACCATCGCCGCCCCGACGCCGAACAGCGAGAGGCCGACGGCTCGCTGCCGTCGGCCCGCGACGCCGCCCACGCCGCCGTCGTAGACGTCCGCAATGTTGGTCATACGGGCGGGTACGTGACCGATCCACAAAACAACCCGTCAGACGCCCGGCAGACGAACGGGTGCGCCGCCGTCAGGCATCGCGACCG
Above is a genomic segment from Halorientalis sp. LT38 containing:
- a CDS encoding DUF7139 domain-containing protein, translating into MTNIADVYDGGVGGVAGRRQRAVGLSLFGVGAAMVVAAILVATTGLADLFGLTTFGARELAGVLAGLGLPAAFLGSFVLLPASRRARAAAVIGASLSVFGVVLFREAYPYRWVGATGGTDLTLPVVVVYFLGTSTLFWCLFLAVAKFKTRTDPGGTVRMEVTDEGTTRILEVTGSVPGLGGVGLFGNEPDGEVETQTNRADEGDVLYSREEPETPVGAQQAASDGGAATQSADGMADAEPVPDEVVEAASTRGQPDPYCGNCEHFQYVRVDGEIRPACTLHTEVMSDMESCDDWQANN
- a CDS encoding mechanosensitive ion channel domain-containing protein, with product MAQLPDLLVGSLESFAAGLVAAIPRLLGGALFLVLAYVAIKIVTTVLRSVLSRTTPADQGLVVDLAVLIASIFLWFGAGLALLNVVGLGELAASLGTAVGFIALGVSYALSEMIEDTVAGVYLLKDPDFNPGDTVTMGAGTGVVVDIGLRKSRFDLESGDRLIVANRDVETKWTKKSDENAADGETADGTTAD